The genomic interval ATCAAATCGATTTAGAAAGTGAGATTGTTCTAATAACGATTTATTTTATTTGACAAAAATAATTCGTCTCTTTTTTTTGCCCATGACAATTAAAGAAATTTGAACCTGAAATTTCTTAATATCTAAATTTACCAAACCTCAGCTAAAGAATGCGGACTACTTAAAAGTAATTATACTTTTTTTCTTTATATTGAAAAAACCTAGGTATTGTTTGGAGGTCTGGGGTAGAGACTACGAAAGTATAAAGGGGATTTGTACCTTTGCAGAGGAGTTGGGATACTATGGTTTTTTCTATGGAGAATCTTTAACGGACCTAGATCTTGATTGCTGGACAGTGCTTTCTACCTTGATTCCGATAACGAAAACTATCAAACTGGGACCAGTTATTACTTATATTAATCCTGCCTACAGGAGTTTGGCCCTGATTGCCAAACAGTCCATTACTTTTCATGATATATCAAATGGACGACTTGAGTTTAGGACAGGTGCTGGCGCGGCCTCAGAATATTCTACTTCTTGGTGGGACCCTTATGGCATTGATTACCCTGACTCTCGCACCCGTATTGCTATTTTCGATGAGGGTCTTGGGCTTTTTATAAATTATGTGAGAAGGTGTGATCCGATTGAATATGAGAAAGAAAGGCGTCAACCTTCTACTCAGAGCAGGGATAGCGATAGAACTGGTGGTCTGGTTAACGCCATAAACCACAATGGCAAATATTATAGCGCTATGGGAGCTGTGATGGCCAAACCACTCCAAGACATCCCCATTACTATTGCAGCCAAAGGGACAAAAATGATGCAAATTGCAGCAAAGTACGCAGATGTCTGGGAGTCATCGTATTTGACACCCAATGAATTCTCCTCCAAGAATGATAAATTCAGTAAGATGATGAAACTAGGAAAAAACACTGAATCTGAACCTAAAAGGGATTCAAGCTCGCCTCTAAAGAGATCAATAGAATTAGATGTAATAGTAGCAGAGTCCAATAGAGAATTGGAGGTCAAGAAAAAAACACTTGCTGCCGAAAGAGGCCCTATAGCATATGAGCAGGTATTACAAAAAGGGCTTGTAGGTACGCCTAATGAAATACACACAAAGGTCTCAAAATATATCGATCTGGGTATCGACCAGTTTTTCTTAGCATTTCAGAATCCAT from Candidatus Nitrosocosmicus hydrocola carries:
- a CDS encoding LLM class flavin-dependent oxidoreductase; amino-acid sequence: MKKPRYCLEVWGRDYESIKGICTFAEELGYYGFFYGESLTDLDLDCWTVLSTLIPITKTIKLGPVITYINPAYRSLALIAKQSITFHDISNGRLEFRTGAGAASEYSTSWWDPYGIDYPDSRTRIAIFDEGLGLFINYVRRCDPIEYEKERRQPSTQSRDSDRTGGLVNAINHNGKYYSAMGAVMAKPLQDIPITIAAKGTKMMQIAAKYADVWESSYLTPNEFSSKNDKFSKMMKLGKNTESEPKRDSSSPLKRSIELDVIVAESNRELEVKKKTLAAERGPIAYEQVLQKGLVGTPNEIHTKVSKYIDLGIDQFFLAFQNPLDLDSIELFMKSVDMV